In Excalfactoria chinensis isolate bCotChi1 chromosome 5, bCotChi1.hap2, whole genome shotgun sequence, a single genomic region encodes these proteins:
- the ATXN3 gene encoding ataxin-3 has product MQNNFLSIILYGVELMRLQVVYELAFEFLMHRALVTHRRAELGGAEGALISGCSRKRCVRPSCRDLPAARGRCCGPAQRGRAEASCDWLRGSCEAEAVPLTINMESIFHERQEGSLCAQHCLNNLLQGEYFSPVELSSIAQQLDEEERMRMAEGGVSSEEYRTFLQQPSVNMDDSGFFSIQVISNALKVWGLELILFNSPEYQRLGIDPINEKSFICNYKEHWFTVRKLGKQWFNLNSLLMGPELISDTYLALFLAQLQQEGYSIFVVKGDLPDCEADQLLQMIRVQQVQRPKLIGEETAQSRDQRLPRSDVDQAIEVSHPFDGTSMLDEDEENFQRALALSRQEIDMEDEEADLRRAIQLSMQGSRQSEFSNSLPQNASQPPHTSQTDSPSSEDLRRRRQAYFEKQQQQLQQQDLTQNLRDKPTINSSAPEADPGGDMSEEDMLQAAMNMSLESARNHLSTEENK; this is encoded by the exons atgcaaaataatttcctttctaTTATTCTGTACGGTGTGGAATTAATGCGTTTACAGGTAGTTTATGAGTTAGCCTTCGAGTTCCTCATGCATCGCGCTTTAGTAACTCACCGTCGCGCGGAGCTGGGCGGCGCGGAAGGAGCGCTCATTTCCGGCTGCTCCCGGAAGCGCTGCGTGCGGCCGAGCTGCCGGGACCTCCCtgccgccagggggcgctgctGCGGCCCGGCTCAGCGGGGCCGCGCTGAGGCGAGCTGCGATTGGCTGCGCGGGTCATGTGAGGCGGAGGCCGTGCCGTTGACAATAAACATGGAGTCGATCTTCCACGAGCGG CAAGAAGGCTCATTATGTGCTCAACACTGTCTGAATAATTTGCTACAAGGAGAGTACTTTAGTCCTGTTGAGCTGTCCTCCATTGCACAGCAGTTGgatgaggaagaaagaatgagaatgGCAGAGGGAGGAGTGTCTAGCGAAGAATATAGAACGTTTTTACAG cagccttcTGTAAACATGGATGACAGTGGATTCTTCTCAATTCAA GTTATAAGCAATGCCTTGAAAGTTTGGGGTTTAGAACTAATCCTCTTCAACAGCCCAGAGTATCAGAGGCTTGGGATCGACCCTAT aaatgaaaaatcatttatttgtaaTTATAAGGAACACTGGTTTACAGTTCGAAAGTTAGGAAAACAG TGGTTTAACTTGAACTCTCTCTTGATGGGTCCAGAACTAATATCAGATACATATCTTGCACTTTTCTTGGCGCAATTACAACAGGAAG GTTATTCCATATTTGTAGTAAAAGGTGACCTGCCAGACTGTGAGGCTGACCAGCTGTTGCAGATGATTCGAGTTCAGCAGGTGCAGCGACCAAAACTTATTGGAGAAGAGACTGCACAGTCAAGAGACCAGAG GCTACCCAGAAGTGATGTGGACCAAGCGATAGAAGTTAGCCATCCTTTTGATGGGACAAGCATGTTAGATGAAGATGAGGAGAATTTTCAAAGAGCTTTGGCTCTAAGTAGGCAGGAAATTGATATGGAAGATGAAGAAGCTGATCTTCGTAGAGCCATTCAACTCAGCATGCAAG GTAGTCGTCAAAGTGAGTTCTCAAACTCGTTACCACAGAATGCTTCTCAGCCACCACACACCAGTCAGACAGACTCTCCTTCTTCAGAAGATCTGCGCAGGAGAAGACAAGCATATTTTGAAAA gCAGCAACAACAGCTACAGCAGCAGGATCTGACCCAGAACCTACGTGATAAACCAACTATAAACTCAAGCGCTCCGGAAGCTGATCCAG gaGGTGATATGAGTGAGGAAGACATGCTTCAAGCAGCTATGAATATGTCTCTGGAATCTGCTAGAAACCACTTGAGTACGGAAGAGAATAAATGA
- the NDUFB1 gene encoding NADH dehydrogenase [ubiquinone] 1 beta subcomplex subunit 1 has protein sequence MVNFAQAVRDHWVHILVPLGFVVGCYLDRWNDEKLSAFRNKSLLYQRELRPGEEKTWK, from the exons ATGGTGAATTTTGCCCAAGCTGTGCGTGACCACTGGGTTCACATCCTCGTTCCCTTGGGGTTTGTGGTTGGATGCTATCTGGACAGATGGAACGATGAGAAGCTGTCAGCCTTCCGAAACAAGAGCTTGTTGTACCAGAG AGAGCTGAGGCCCGGCGAAGAAAAGACATGGAAATAA